A genomic stretch from Oncorhynchus gorbuscha isolate QuinsamMale2020 ecotype Even-year linkage group LG20, OgorEven_v1.0, whole genome shotgun sequence includes:
- the LOC124007061 gene encoding uncharacterized protein C18orf25 homolog isoform X2, protein MADTEEFVDGENLPECPAQVGSAAAFRGEQGEPFKTESTTSFPPGEEWDSPLQMEGEPSLLSMPCLMKELRRDSPESQHASTSSDKPASGHVYESDSSNPCMLSPSSSGHQADSDTLSSGEEGAASRASGDEGTTVADTGLAAGCQTSSSSRQKSRRSRSESEMSTNTMAAKKNRCQPAVAGGAGSEKQTNGRLAKVKGHRSQKHKERIRLLRQKREAAARKKYNLLQDSSTSDSDLTCDSSTSSSEDETSGGKTITTDIPGHMEAELAHREPPQHKGHINIPSSDSEVEIVGVQENARCAHPRAGVIQSLSSAWKPNSGGHFNNSTRQSSQLWTTVSPQPNWESPPEVVDLTLDEDTRHKFLL, encoded by the exons ATGGCAGACACAGAGGAGTTTGTGGATGGCGAGAACCTCCCAGAGTGTCCTGCACAGGTGGGGTCAGCAGCTGCTTTTAGGGGGGAGCAGGGGGAGCCCTTTAAaacagagagcaccaccagcttTCCACCAGGAGAAGAGTGGGACAGTCCCTTGCAGATGGAGGGTGAGCCCAGCCTGCTCTCCATGCCCTGCCTCATGAAGGAGCTAAGGAGAGACTCTCCAGAGTCCCAGCACGCCTCCACCAGCAGTGACAAGCCCGCCTCAGGCCACGTCTACGAGAGCGACTCCTCCAACCCCTGTATGCTCTCGCCCTCCTCCAGTGGCCACCAGGCCGACTCAGACACACTCTCTTCTGGTGAGGAGGGAGCCGCCTCGCGGGCGTCAGGGGATGAGGGCACCACGGTGGCTGACACCGGGCTGGCAGCAGGGTGTCAAACGTCATCGTCAAGCAGGCAAAAGTCCCGGCGTTCACGTTCTGAAAGTGAGATGTCCACCAACACAATGGCAGCCAAGAAGAACCGCTGCCAGCCGGCTGTGGCAGGAGGAGCAGGCAGCGAGAAGCAGACCAACGGCCGGCTGGCTAAAGTCAAAGGTCACCGGAGCCAGAAGCACAAGGAGCGGATACGGCTGCTGAGGCAGAAGCGTGAGGCAGCGGCGAGGAAGAAGTACAACCTGctgcaggacagcagtacaagtGACAGCGACCTCACCTGTGACTCTAGCACCAGCTCCTCTGAAGATGAGACATCAGGCGGCAAGACAATCACCACAGATATCCCAG GTCACATGGAGGCAGAACTGGCCCACAGGGAACCCCCTCAGCACAAGGGCCACATCAACATCCCCTCCTCAGACAGTGAGGTAGAAATAGTAGGAGTGCAAGAAAACGCAAG ATGTGCCCATCCCAGGGCCGGAGTGATCCAGAGCCTGTCCTCTGCCTGGAAGCCCAACTCAGGGGGGCACTTCAACAACAGCACAAGGCAATCCTCCCAGCTCTGGACTACCGTGTCCCCCCAGCCCAACTGGGAGTCCCCTCCGGAGGTAGTGGACCTCACTCTGGATGAGGATACTAGACACAAATTCCTACTTTGA
- the LOC124007061 gene encoding uncharacterized protein C18orf25 homolog isoform X1 yields MADTEEFVDGENLPECPAQVGSAAAFRGEQGEPFKTESTTSFPPGEEWDSPLQMEGEPSLLSMPCLMKELRRDSPESQHASTSSDKPASGHVYESDSSNPCMLSPSSSGHQADSDTLSSGEEGAASRASGDEGTTVADTGLAAGCQTSSSSRQKSRRSRSESEMSTNTMAAKKNRCQPAVAGGAGSEKQTNGRLAKVKGHRSQKHKERIRLLRQKREAAARKKYNLLQDSSTSDSDLTCDSSTSSSEDETSGGKTITTDIPDGPPVVGHYDISDTDSNQESLSVTVERVCLRRTTVITHERLKTHRDQDMGANSGAVRVQHLCSLSAGHMEAELAHREPPQHKGHINIPSSDSEVEIVGVQENARCAHPRAGVIQSLSSAWKPNSGGHFNNSTRQSSQLWTTVSPQPNWESPPEVVDLTLDEDTRHKFLL; encoded by the exons ATGGCAGACACAGAGGAGTTTGTGGATGGCGAGAACCTCCCAGAGTGTCCTGCACAGGTGGGGTCAGCAGCTGCTTTTAGGGGGGAGCAGGGGGAGCCCTTTAAaacagagagcaccaccagcttTCCACCAGGAGAAGAGTGGGACAGTCCCTTGCAGATGGAGGGTGAGCCCAGCCTGCTCTCCATGCCCTGCCTCATGAAGGAGCTAAGGAGAGACTCTCCAGAGTCCCAGCACGCCTCCACCAGCAGTGACAAGCCCGCCTCAGGCCACGTCTACGAGAGCGACTCCTCCAACCCCTGTATGCTCTCGCCCTCCTCCAGTGGCCACCAGGCCGACTCAGACACACTCTCTTCTGGTGAGGAGGGAGCCGCCTCGCGGGCGTCAGGGGATGAGGGCACCACGGTGGCTGACACCGGGCTGGCAGCAGGGTGTCAAACGTCATCGTCAAGCAGGCAAAAGTCCCGGCGTTCACGTTCTGAAAGTGAGATGTCCACCAACACAATGGCAGCCAAGAAGAACCGCTGCCAGCCGGCTGTGGCAGGAGGAGCAGGCAGCGAGAAGCAGACCAACGGCCGGCTGGCTAAAGTCAAAGGTCACCGGAGCCAGAAGCACAAGGAGCGGATACGGCTGCTGAGGCAGAAGCGTGAGGCAGCGGCGAGGAAGAAGTACAACCTGctgcaggacagcagtacaagtGACAGCGACCTCACCTGTGACTCTAGCACCAGCTCCTCTGAAGATGAGACATCAGGCGGCAAGACAATCACCACAGATATCCCAG ACGGGCCTCCCGTAGTGGGCCACTATGATATTTCGGACACTGATTCTAACCAGGAGAGCTTAAGTGTGACTGTGGAGAGAGTGTGCCTGCGCCGGACAACCGTGATAACACATGAAAGGCTAAAAACACACAGGGACCAGGATATGGGAGCAAACTCTGGGGCAGTAAGAGTACAGCATCTGTGCTCTCTCTCAGCAG GTCACATGGAGGCAGAACTGGCCCACAGGGAACCCCCTCAGCACAAGGGCCACATCAACATCCCCTCCTCAGACAGTGAGGTAGAAATAGTAGGAGTGCAAGAAAACGCAAG ATGTGCCCATCCCAGGGCCGGAGTGATCCAGAGCCTGTCCTCTGCCTGGAAGCCCAACTCAGGGGGGCACTTCAACAACAGCACAAGGCAATCCTCCCAGCTCTGGACTACCGTGTCCCCCCAGCCCAACTGGGAGTCCCCTCCGGAGGTAGTGGACCTCACTCTGGATGAGGATACTAGACACAAATTCCTACTTTGA